In Cyanobacteria bacterium QS_8_64_29, a single genomic region encodes these proteins:
- the ureG gene encoding urease accessory protein UreG encodes MGALQVGIAGPVGSGKTALLDALCKQLRSRYQIAAITNDIYTQEDAQALARSQALPRDRVVGVETGGCPHAAIREDVSMNLDALAQIEARASNLDLAFLESGGDNLAATFSPELADITVYVIDVAAGDDIPRKGGPGITQSDWLVINKIDLAPHVNADLDCMARDASAMRGERPYNFASLRGGEGITPVADFIREQLDRRSV; translated from the coding sequence ATGGGAGCCCTGCAAGTTGGCATCGCCGGTCCGGTGGGATCGGGCAAAACGGCCCTGCTCGATGCGCTCTGCAAACAACTGCGCTCGCGCTACCAGATTGCCGCCATCACCAACGACATCTATACCCAGGAAGACGCGCAGGCGCTGGCGCGCTCGCAGGCCCTGCCGCGCGATCGCGTCGTGGGAGTGGAAACCGGCGGTTGCCCGCACGCCGCCATCCGCGAGGATGTCTCCATGAACCTAGATGCGCTGGCCCAAATCGAGGCGCGCGCCAGCAATCTGGATCTGGCCTTTCTGGAGAGCGGGGGCGACAATCTGGCCGCCACATTCAGCCCCGAGCTAGCCGATATTACCGTCTACGTCATTGATGTGGCAGCCGGCGATGACATTCCGCGCAAGGGCGGCCCCGGCATTACCCAATCGGATTGGTTGGTCATCAACAAAATCGACCTCGCCCCCCACGTCAACGCCGATTTGGATTGCATGGCACGCGATGCTAGCGCCATGCGCGGCGAGCGCCCCTACAACTTTGCCAGCTTGCGCGGGGGCGAGGGCATTACCCCCGTTGCCGATTTCATCCGGGAGCAGCTAGATCGCCGTTCTGTATAG